The following coding sequences lie in one Paracidovorax avenae genomic window:
- the pyrC gene encoding dihydroorotase: MTAAAHPTLPASASVDTLTITRPDDWHLHVRDGEPLLTVVPHTAAQFGRAVIMPNLRPPVTTAAQALAYRERILAAVPQGVSFEPLMTLYLTDNLPPGEMARAKEAGIVACKLYPAGATTNSDAGVTELRKIYPVLEAMQKAGLLLLVHGEATGSEIDLFDREAVFIDRQLIPLRRDFPELKIVFEHITTREAAQYVASSDAFTAATITPQHLLYNRNAIFTGGIRPHYYCLPVLKRETHRLALVEAATGGSPKFFLGTDSAPHAAHLKEHATGCAGCYSAHAAMELYAEAFDSVGALDKLEGFASFHGPDFYGLPRNQGTLTLRRESWTPPESFPFGEALLKPLRSGEALAWRAVS; the protein is encoded by the coding sequence ATGACCGCTGCCGCACACCCCACCCTTCCCGCATCCGCTTCCGTGGACACCCTCACCATCACCCGGCCCGACGACTGGCACCTGCACGTGCGCGACGGCGAGCCCCTGCTGACCGTGGTGCCCCATACGGCGGCGCAGTTCGGCCGCGCGGTCATCATGCCCAACCTGCGGCCCCCGGTGACCACCGCCGCCCAGGCGCTGGCCTACAGGGAGCGCATCCTGGCCGCCGTGCCGCAGGGCGTGTCGTTCGAGCCGCTGATGACGCTCTACCTCACCGACAACCTCCCGCCCGGGGAGATGGCGCGCGCGAAGGAGGCCGGCATCGTCGCCTGCAAGCTCTATCCCGCCGGGGCCACGACGAACAGCGATGCCGGCGTGACCGAGCTGCGCAAGATCTATCCGGTGCTGGAGGCGATGCAGAAGGCCGGCCTGCTGCTGCTGGTGCATGGGGAGGCCACGGGCAGCGAGATCGACCTCTTCGACCGCGAGGCCGTGTTCATCGACCGCCAGCTGATCCCGCTGCGCCGCGATTTCCCGGAGCTCAAGATCGTCTTCGAACACATCACCACGCGCGAGGCCGCGCAGTACGTGGCCTCCAGCGACGCCTTCACGGCGGCGACCATCACGCCGCAGCACCTGCTCTACAACCGCAACGCCATCTTCACGGGCGGCATCCGGCCGCACTACTACTGCCTGCCGGTGCTCAAGCGCGAAACGCATAGGCTCGCCCTCGTGGAGGCCGCCACCGGCGGCAGCCCGAAGTTCTTCCTGGGCACGGACAGCGCGCCGCATGCCGCCCACCTGAAGGAGCATGCCACCGGCTGCGCGGGCTGCTACAGCGCGCATGCCGCCATGGAGCTGTACGCCGAGGCCTTCGACAGCGTGGGCGCGCTGGACAAGCTGGAGGGGTTCGCCAGCTTCCACGGCCCGGACTTCTACGGCCTGCCGCGCAACCAGGGCACGCTGACCCTGCGCCGCGAATCGTGGACACCGCCCGAGAGCTTCCCCTTCGGCGAAGCGCTGCTCAAGCCGCTGCGCTCGGGCGAGGCACTGGCGTGGCGAGCTGTGTCGTGA
- a CDS encoding DUF3025 domain-containing protein — protein MAEGMSLSATRGSGYRVRFVPQSLLDKGVPYESFIHATGTVPTRDNLHDFFNGLIWLHYPRAKRRLNALQAGAIAAQGVGAMRGPLRDALTVFDENGAVLFAPRALREALAARAWRRLFADLRPLWRQARLEIFGHALLEQLTVPRKPLTAHVLLVPDAPETVADIDGWLEDRLEPELLETKPFTPLPVLGVPGWWAGNENFCFYDDSSVFRSARPASQYTTGVPPR, from the coding sequence ATGGCGGAAGGGATGAGCCTATCCGCCACGCGGGGCTCCGGATACAGGGTGCGCTTCGTGCCCCAATCCTTACTGGACAAGGGCGTGCCCTACGAAAGCTTCATCCATGCCACCGGCACCGTCCCCACCCGAGACAACCTGCACGATTTCTTCAACGGCCTGATCTGGCTGCACTACCCGCGGGCCAAGCGCCGGCTCAACGCCCTGCAGGCCGGTGCCATCGCCGCACAGGGCGTCGGAGCCATGCGCGGCCCGCTGCGGGATGCGCTCACGGTCTTCGATGAGAACGGCGCGGTGCTGTTCGCCCCCCGGGCGCTGCGGGAGGCGCTGGCGGCCCGCGCATGGCGCCGGCTGTTCGCGGACCTGCGGCCGCTCTGGCGGCAGGCGCGCCTGGAGATCTTCGGCCATGCCCTGCTGGAGCAGCTCACCGTGCCTCGCAAGCCGCTCACCGCCCATGTGCTGCTGGTGCCGGATGCTCCTGAAACAGTAGCTGACATCGACGGCTGGCTGGAGGATCGCCTGGAGCCGGAACTGCTGGAGACCAAACCCTTCACACCCCTTCCGGTGCTGGGGGTGCCCGGCTGGTGGGCGGGGAACGAGAACTTTTGCTTCTATGATGACTCTTCCGTGTTCCGCAGCGCACGCCCCGCATCACAGTACACAACAGGGGTCCCTCCGCGCTGA
- a CDS encoding NYN domain-containing protein: protein MTAFFIDADNLCAPSWVDEACRVLENSEGRTSLRRAYGSPEKLKGLAEVLRTRLIRPYVNLSLSKNTTDVALAVDAMELSYATPRPATIAIGSGDADFVPLVLRLRERGFRVVCVTERGKMAPEAVDAYDKVLFVGTAMPETAAVPVSAADTDAQALPPITVPQSAVPAKKAPVRKAAPVKRAATGKTAASGEPAPAPVKKVPVKKAPAKKATPAARKSAAPAPGPRAKNAAEPLEQVTVQHILRHAPALAGGNIQPLGEIVKLLHDAKLLGKNAASTKLFKKFPHHFELLPSRQPNTVRYILPPR, encoded by the coding sequence ATGACGGCGTTTTTCATCGATGCAGACAACCTGTGCGCACCTTCCTGGGTTGACGAGGCATGCCGTGTGCTGGAGAACTCGGAGGGACGCACGTCCTTGCGGCGTGCCTATGGAAGTCCCGAAAAACTCAAGGGGCTGGCGGAAGTGCTGCGCACGCGGCTGATCCGTCCTTATGTGAATCTTTCTCTTTCGAAGAACACCACGGACGTTGCCCTGGCTGTCGATGCCATGGAGCTTTCCTATGCAACACCGCGGCCCGCGACGATCGCCATCGGATCCGGCGACGCGGATTTCGTGCCGCTGGTGCTGCGTCTGCGAGAGCGCGGTTTCCGGGTGGTCTGCGTCACCGAAAGAGGCAAGATGGCCCCGGAGGCTGTCGATGCTTACGACAAGGTGCTTTTCGTGGGAACTGCAATGCCGGAGACGGCCGCTGTCCCGGTCTCCGCGGCAGATACCGATGCCCAGGCCCTGCCTCCGATCACAGTCCCGCAGTCCGCCGTGCCGGCCAAGAAGGCTCCCGTCAGGAAGGCCGCGCCCGTCAAGCGTGCAGCGACTGGCAAGACTGCTGCGAGCGGTGAGCCTGCCCCGGCGCCCGTCAAAAAGGTGCCTGTGAAGAAGGCGCCCGCAAAGAAGGCAACGCCTGCGGCCAGGAAATCCGCCGCCCCTGCCCCCGGGCCGCGCGCCAAAAACGCTGCCGAACCCCTCGAACAAGTCACGGTGCAGCACATCCTGCGCCATGCCCCGGCACTGGCGGGCGGAAACATACAGCCCCTGGGCGAGATCGTGAAGCTGCTCCACGACGCCAAACTGCTCGGCAAAAACGCGGCTTCCACCAAGCTCTTCAAGAAATTCCCGCACCATTTCGAATTGCTGCCCTCTCGCCAGCCCAATACCGTGCGCTACATCCTGCCTCCGCGTTGA